The window GATCACCGCAGACTGCGCACGTCCAAATGCCGCAGCACCCGGTCCACCACCTCGGGATCGGCCCCCGGCTCACTGCGCGCCGCCAGCACCTCGTGCCGCGCCGCACTCAGCAGCTCGCCCTGGATCCGCCGCACCCGCTTGAGCCGCCGCACCCGCTGCTGATGGGCCTCCCTGCGCTCCTCCTCCCCCATGTCCGGGCTGATCCGCACCCCGATCTCGAACGCCCGCCGCAGCATCTGCTCGGACAGCTCCTCCGGCAGGTCCTCGACGGCCTCGATCTCCCTCAGCCTCCGCTTCGCCGCCTTGGCGGCCCGCACCGCCAGCTGCTTCTCGAACTCCTTCTCCCGCTCGCTGTCGGCACGCACCCCGAGCCGCTTCACCAGCCACGGCAGGGTCAGTCCCTGCAGCACCAACGTCGCCATGATCACCCCGAACGCGATGAACACGATCTCGTCCCGGTCGGGAAAGGCGGCGCCCGCATCCGTCTCCAGCGGAACGGCCAGCGCCAGGGCGACCGAGGCGACGCCCCGCATCCCCGACCACCACATCACGATGGTCTCGCGCCAGCTGACCGGGATCTCCTCGTCGTAGTCCCGTTTCGCGTGCATCCGCTTGGTGAGCCAGGTGGCCGGCAGCAACCACAGCAGACGCACGATGACGACGACGCCGACCACCGCGGCCGCCCAGCCGAGCATCTCGGCCCAGCGCCCGGACGCGGTCCGCACCGCGATGTGCAGTTCGAGCCCGATCAGCCCGAACGCGACGCCGGTGACCAGCGTGTCGACGATGTCCCAGAAGGTGTGCCCGGCGAGCCGCGTCATCACGTCGTCGGCGTCGGTGGCGTACTCGGCGAGGAACAGGGCGGTGACGAGCACGGCGAGCACGCCGGAGCCGTGGAGTTCCTCGGCCAGCACGTACGAGGCGTACGGCACGAGCAGCGTGAGCCCGATCTGCAGGGTCGGGTCCCCCAGCAGATCCATCAGCTTGTTGGCGCCCCAGCCCAGGGCGAGTCCGATGGCCAGCGCCACCACGGCGGAGAGCACCAGATCCAGTCCGGCTTCCCACGGCGAGAAGCTGCCGCTCACGGCCGCCGCGATCGCCACGTGGTACAGCACGATGGCCGTCACGTCGTTGAAGAGCCCCTCGCCCTCCAGGATGGACACCAGCCGCCGTGGCAGCCCGAGTTGCCCGGCGACGGCGGTCGCCGCGACCGGATCGGGCGGCGCGACGAGCGCGCCCAGCGCCACGGCGGCGGCGAGCGGCAGCCCCGGCACGATCGCGTGGGCCACCGCGGCCACGCACACCGTGGTGACGAACACCAGCGCCACGGCCAGCAGAAGGATGGGCCGTACGTTCGCCGCGAACTGCCGCCACGAGGTCCGCCGTACGGCGGCGTACAGCAAAGGCGGCAACAGCAGCGGCAGGATCAGGTCGGGTGGAATGTCGACATTGGGCACGAAGTCGAGCAGCGCGAGCACGATCCCGAGCAGCGTCATCAGCACCGGCGCCGGCAACCCGACCCGGTCCCCCACCGGGACACTCACCACGGCCCCGAGCAACAGCACGAACAACAGGGCCAACTGATCCACGGCTAGCGCTCCGGTGACATCGACGTCCGCAAGGCAGACCTCAAGCCTGCCAGGCCGCCGTTCTCACCAGCGCATACGGGCCCCGCGGCTACAGAACGCGCCGCATCGCCCGGTGCGGTATCCCCGCGTCGGGGAACTCCGGCCCGTACGCCACGTACCCCAGCCGCTCGTAGAACCCCAGCGCATGCGTCTGCGCGTGCAGATCCACGGCCGCGAGCCCACGCGCGCGTGCCGCCTCCTCGAGGGCCCGCACCAGCGCGGCGCCGACGCCGAGCCCACGCGCCGCCTTGGTCACCGCGAGCCGCCCCAGCGACCCGACCGACGGGTCACCGTCGACCTTCGCCGCGGCCGCCTCCCCGTGCAGCAGGCGCCCGGTGCCGAGCGGCACCCCGTCCGCCCGCACGGCCAGCACATGCACGGCGACGGTGTCGTACGCGTCGTACTCCAGGTCCTCGGGAACGCCCTGCTCCCCGACGAAGACCTCCTTGCGCACCGCGAAGCACATCTCACGGTCGGCAGGGTCCTCGGCGACCCGCACCGCATACGACGTGGCCGGCGCCGACGACGGCGAACTCACGCGTACGTCTCCTCGCGGACCTGGTCCAGAGCCTTCTGCAGGTCGGCCGGGTAGTCGCACGCGAACTCCACCCACTGCCCGTCCCCGGGGTGCTCGAAGCCGAGGCGTACGGCGTGCAGCCACTGGCGGGTCAGGTGGAGCCGCTTGGCGAGCGTCGGGTCGGCGCCGTACGTCAGGTCGCCGACGCAGGGGTGCCGGTGGGCGGCCATGTGGACGCGGATCTGGTGGGTGCGGCCCGTCTCCAGCTTCACATCGAGCAGGGAGGCCGCGCGGAACGCCTCGATGAGGTCGTAGTGCGTGACGGACGGCTTGCCGTCGGCCGTGACCGCCCACTTGTAGTCGTGGTTGGGGTGGCGGCCGATGGGCGCGTCGATGGTGCCGCTGGTCGGGTCGGGGTGGCCCTGGACGAGCGTGTGGTACCGCTTGTCGACCGTGCGCTCCTTGAACTGGCGCTTGAGCGACGTGTACGCGTACTCGGACTTGGCGACGGCCATCAGCCCGGACGTGCCCACGTCGAGCCGGTGCACGATGCCCTGGCGCTCGGCGGCACCGGACGTGGAGATGCGATAGCCGGCCGCGGCCAGCCCGCCGATGACCGTCGGACCGCTCCAGCCCGGCGACGGGTGCGCGGCCACACCGACCGGCTTCACGATCACGACCACGTCATCGTCGTCGTGCACGATCTCCATGCCCTCGACCGGCTCGGCGACGACCTGCACCGGCGCGGGCGCCTGCGGCATCTCCACTTCGAGCCAGGCGCCACCGTGCACGCGCTCCGACTTACCGACCACCGATCCGTCGACCGTGACCTTCCCCGCGGCGGCGAGCTCGGCCGCCTTGGTCCGGGAGAAGCCGAACATGCGGGAGATGGCGGCGTCGACGCGCTCGCCCTCCAGGCCGTCGGGCACGGGCAGGGTACGGATCTCGGGAATCGTGCTCACCCGACGAGTATGCCGGACGGGTGAGACAGTCCCGAACGCGCGATCAGTCCTTGTGGACGGTCCCGTCCGGGTCCAGTCCCTTGAACGACAGCAGCACGATGAGGATGCCGCCGCACACGATCGCCGAGTCGGCCAGGTTGAACACGGCGAAGTGCTTGGGCGCGATGAAGTCCACGACCGCGCCCTCGAAGACGCCCGGCGAGCGGAAGATCCGGTCGGTGAGGTTGCCGAGCGCACCGCCGAGCAGCATGCCGAGCGCGATCGCCCAGGGCAGGCTGTACAGCTTGCGGGCGAGCCGGGCGATCACCACGATGACGGCCGCCGCGATCACCGTGAAGATCACGGTGAAGGCCTCGCCGAAACCGAAGGCCGCGCCCGCGTTGCGGATCGCCTCGAACTTCAGCCAGTCCCCGATGATCTCGATCGGCGGGTGGTGCTCCAGCTTGGCGACCACGATCATCTTGCTGACCAGGTCGAGGGCGTAGGCGAAGGCGGCAACCCCGAACAGCACGGCGATACGGCGCCCGCCCCGGGGCCGCTCGGCCGCGGCTTCCTTCGCGTTCTCGTCGGACTGCTCCGGCTCGGCTCCCGCCGCCTCTGGGGTATCCGGCGTACCGATGATGCGCTCCGCCTCTGCCACGTGAGTCCTTCAACCTAGGTACCTGACTGAGGACGAGAGTACGACACGTCCGGCGGCACCCGGATACCGGTCAGTACCGGCGTTCTTGCTTCTGTTTGCACTCCACGCACAGGGTCGCGCGCGGGAAGGCCTGCATGCGCGCCTTGCCGATCGGGTTGCCGCAGTTCTCGCACAGGCCGTAGGTGCCCGCGTCGAGCCGCTCCAGGGCCCGCTCGGTCTGCGTGAGCATCTCGCGCGCGTTGGCGGCGAGCGCCAGTTCGTGCTCGCGCGTGATGTTCTTGGCGCCGGTGTCCGCCTGGTCGTCGCCGGCCCCGTCCCCGGAGTCCCGCATCAGGCCGACCAGGGACTGCTCGGACGACGTGAGCTCGTCGCGCAGCCGCATCACCTCGCCCATCAGCTCGGCTCGGGCCTCCTCCACCTCCTCCGGGGTCCAGGGGTCCTCACCGGGGCGCACCGCGAGCTCGCCGGGCTCCACCGCCGCGGAGATGCGTGCCTTGGGAAGGGCGGTCTTGGCCGCCGTGGCCGTGCCAGGAGTCTTCTTCGCAACCACCGTCGTGGCTCCCGTCTGCTCCGCGGCCTGCGCCGCGCCCACCTTCTTGGCCCTGCTCTCGGCGACCACACTCTTCCCAGCCGCCCGCTCCGCAACCGCCTTCTTCCCGGCCGCGGCCCTCTTGGACGTGGTGCTCGTCCCGGACGTGCTGCCCGTCCTGGGCGCGCTCCTCTTGGCAGCGCCCGTCTCGGAGACGCCCTTCGCCACAGCACCGCCCTCCCCCACACCGACGCCCTTCTCCCCGGCCGCCTTCTCTCCGGCCGTTTCCTTCCCCGCTGATTCCTTCCCGACGGCCACCTTCACGGCCACCTTCTTGGCCGCACCTTCCTTGGCCACGGCCCTCTTGGCCGCGCTTTCCTTCGGCGCCGTCTTCTTGGCCGCGCTTTCCTTGGGCGCCGCCTTCTTCGCGCCCGCCTTTTCCACCGCCGCCTCTTGGGCCGCCGTAGCCTTGGCGCCCTTGGCTCCCTTGCCCCCGGACAGGGCCTTCTTGGACACCGCCTTCTTGGCCGTGCCCTTCTCGGCCGTGGCTTTCTCAGCCGTGGCCTTCTCAGCCGTGGCTTTCGCGGTCGCGCCTTTCTTTCTGGCAGCCTTCCTGGCGGCCGCTTTAGAACCCGCCTTCTTCTCGGCCGTCTCCTCCGCCTCGCCCCCGACAGGCCCCCGCACCCTCTTCACCGGCTTCCCGCCCGGCACCCCCGCGGCAGAACCTCCCTGTGCCCCCGTGGCACTTCCCCGCGCGCTCTTCTTCCCGCCCACATCCTTGGCCGTACCGCCGGAGGCATTGGCCGCACCGGAGACACCGGCACCGCCAGAGGCGCCCGTGCCGCCGGAGGCACTCGCATGTGTGGATCTGCCCGACGCCGACTGCTGTACGGCGGTCTTCTTCGCCACCATGCCGCGGCCCCTTCACATATTGTGATCTTGCTCGCGAATCGTGCTGGGACGATAAATCGACTTGAGTCCCGCGGCAACGGGGCACACCGCCCGATTCGCCCGCCTCGCGCATGCCGCGCGGCAGACCTGCATGCGTTGTGCCCAGCTCCCCGCCGGGTATGCAATCGAGCCGACCGTCCCAGAATCCGAACACGCGTACCGATCCATTCGAGTCATCCCGGCCGGTACGGCACCCCCGCCCCCGCGCCCCGAAAATCCGGTCGGCCGCTGTCGGCGCGGCGCCGTACACTGGGCGGAGCGAAAAGCGTGGATGGGGACGAGTAGCGACGTACGCAGCCCAGAGCGACCCGGGGACGGTGGAAGCCCGGGGGCGAGCGCGACGCGAAGATCACCCCGGAGCCGCCGGAAGAAAGCCGCAGCCGAACAGCAGCGGCCGGTAGAACCGGCATCGCGACCCCAATGAGGGGGCTCACCGAGGCACACCATGCGTCGGAGGGCCAAGGAGGGTGGTACCGCGGGAGCGCGCCGAAACCGGCGTACGGAAAGACACAGCTCTCGTCCCTCCGGACGGAAGGCAGCAAGTCCGCCGGAGGAAGCTCGCTGATGACAACGCCGACGTACCGCCAGGTACCCGCCCAGGTAGACCTGCCCGCGCTAGAGCACGCCGTGCTCGACTTCTGGCGCGAGCAGAAGATCTTCGCCAAGAGCCTGGAGCAGTCCGAGGGCCGCCCCGAGTGGGTGTTCTACGAGGGCCCGCCCACCGCCAACGGCATGCCCGGCGCCCACCACATCGAGGCCCGCGTCTTCAAGGACGTCTTCCCCCGCTTCCGCACCATGCGCGGCTACCACGTCGCCCGCAAGGCCGGCTGGGACTGCCACGGCCTCCCGGTGGAGCTGGCGGTCGAGAAGGAGCTCGGCTTCAGCGGCAAGAAGGACATCGAGGCGTACGGCATCGCCGAGTTCAACGCCAAGTGCCGTGAGTCCGTGCTGCGCCACACCGACGCCTTCTCCCAGCTGACGACCCGCATGGGCTACTGGGTCGACCTCGACGAGGCGTACGTCACGATGGACCCCGAGTACATCGAGTCCGTCTGGTGGTCGCTCAAGGAGATCTTCGACAAGGACCTGCTGGTCCAGGACCACCGCGTCGCCCCCTGGTGCCCGCGCTGCGGCACCGGCCTGTCCGACCACGAGCTGGCGCAGGGCTACGAGACGGTCGTCGACCCCTCGGTGTACGTCCGCTTCCCGCTCACCTCCGGTCCGCTCGCCGGCGAGGCCGCACTCCTGGTGTGGACGACGACGCCCTGGACCCTCGTCTCCAACACGGCCGTGGCCGCGCACCCCGAGGTCACCTACGTCGTCGCGACGAAGGGCCCAGAAGGCACAGAGAAACTCGTCGTCGCCGAGCCGCTCCTCGCCAAGGCCCTCGGCGAGGGCTGGGAGACCACCGGCCAGACCTTCACCGGCGCCGAGATGGAGCGCTGGACGTATCAGCGCCCGTTCGAGCTGGTCGAGTTCCCGGCGCCCGCCCACTACGTGGTGAACGCCGAGTACGTCACGACCGAGGACGGTACGGGTCTGGTCCACCAGTCCCCCGCCTTCGGTGAGGACGACCTCAAGGTCTGTCGCGCGTACGGCCTGCCCGTCGTGAACCCCGTCCGCCCGGACGGCACCTTCGCCGAGGACGTCCCCCTGGTCGGCGGCGTCTTCTTCAAGAAGGCGGACGAAAAGCTCACCGAGAACCTCCAGCAGCGCGGTCTGCTCTTCAGGCACATCCCGTACGAGCACAGCTACCCGCACTGCTGGCGCTGCCACACCGCGCTCCTCTACTACGCGCAGCCGTCCTGGTACATCCGCACCACCGCCGTCAAGGACCGCCTCCTCCAGGAGAACGAGAAGACCAACTGGTTCCCGGAGACGGTGAAGCACGGCCGCTTCGGCGACTGGCTGCAGAACAACATCGACTGGGCGCTGTCCCGCAACCGCTACTGGGGCACCCCGCTGCCGATCTGGCGCTGCGAGGACGACCACCTCACCTGCGTCGGCTCCCGCGCGCAGCTCACCGAGCTGACCGGCACCGACCAGTCGAACCTGGACCCGCACCGCCCGTACATCGACGACATCACCTTCGCGTGCCCCCAGTGCGAGAAGACGGCCACGCGCGTGCCCGAGGTCATCGACGCCTGGTACGACTCGGGCTCGATGCCGTTCGCGCAGTGGGGCTACCCGCACAAGAACAAGGAGCTCTTCGAGAGCCGCTACCCGGCGCAGTTCATCAGCGAGGCCATCGACCAGACCCGCGGCTGGTTCTACACACTGATGGCGGTCGGCACGCTGGTCTTCGACAAGTCGTCGTACGAGAACGTCGTGTGCCTCGGCCACATCCTCGCCGAGGACGGCCGCAAGATGTCCAAGCACCTGGGCAACACCCTGGAGCCGATCCCGTTGATGGACCGGCACGGCGCGGACGCGGTGCGCTGGTTCATGGCGGCCGGCGGCTCCCCGTGGGCGGCACGCCGCGTGGGCCACGGCACGATCCAGGAGGTGGTGCGCAAGACCCTCCTCACCTACTGGAACACGGTCGCCTTCCAGGCCCTGTACGCCCGTACGTCGAACTGGGCGCCGTCCGAGGCCGACCCGGCCCCGGCCGACCGCCCGGTCCTGGACCGCTGGCTGCTGTCCGAACTGCACGCGCTGACCGACCAGGTGACCCAGTCCCTGGAGGCGTACGACACCCAGCGCGCCGGCAAGCTGCTCTCGGCGTTCGTCGACGACCTGTCGAACTGGTACGTCCGCCGCTCCCGTCGCCGCTTCTGGCAGGGCGACAAGGCCGCGCTGCGCACGCTGCACGAGGTCGTCGAGACGGTCACGAAGCTGATGGCCCCGCTGACCCCGTTCATCACCGAGCGGGTCTGGCAGGACCTGGTCGCGCCGGTCACCCCGGGCGCCCCGGAGTCGGTCCACCTGTCGTCCTGGCCTGAGGCGGACCTGTCGGCGATCGACCCGGAGCTGTCGAAGCAGATGGTCCTGGTCCGCAGGCTGGTCGAGCTGGGCCGCGCCACGCGCGCGGAGTCGGGCGTGAAGACCCGTCAGCCACTGCGGCGCGCGCTGGTGGCCGCGACCGGCTTCGAGGCGCTCAACCCCGAGCTGCACGCGCAGATCACGGAGGAGCTGAACGTCGAGTCCCTGGCGTCGCTGTCCGAGGTGGGCGGCAGCCTGGTCGACACCACCGCCAAGGCCAACTTCCGCGCCCTGGGCAAGCGGTTCGGCAAGCGTGTCCAGGATGTGGCGAAGGCCGTCGCGAACGCGGACGCGGCCGCGCTGTCCCTGGCCCTGCGCGAGGGCACGGCGTCGGTCGAGGTCGACGGCGAGACGGTCACTCTCGCTCCGGACGAGGTGATCATCACGGAGACCCCGCGCGAGGGCTGGTCGGTGGCGTCCGACTCGGGTGCGACGGTCGCGCTGGACCTGGAGATCACGGAGGAGCTGCGCCGCGCGGGCCTGGCCCGTGACGCGATCCGCCTGATCCAGGAGGCCCGCAAGAACAGCGGCCTGGACGTGGCCGACCGCATCGCCCTGCGCTGGACGGCGACGGACACGGCGACGGTCGCGGCGCTGGGCGAGCATGCCGAACTCATCGCCGACGAGGTCCTGGCGACGGACTTCGCCCAGGGCGACGCGGACGACACCTACGGCTCCCCGTTCACGGACGAGGGCCTGACCCTGACGTTCCGCCTGCGCAAGGCGTAGCGAGGCTCGGCCGAACATCCGAAGGCCCGGGACCGCCAAAGAATCTTGGTGGTCCCGGGCCTTCGGCGTTGTGTACGTCGGACACCGCACCCGACCCCCGAACAAACGCCGCAAACTCCGTGAACACGCGTAGCAAAAGGGCGGGGCCCCGGATCGAAATCCGGGGCCCCGCCCTGAACGCTGCCGACGCCTACGGCGTACTACCAACCGTCAGTTGTCGTCCTCGTCGATGAGGAACCCGCGCATAGGCGACGGAGCCTGGCCCATCGGACCGGGACCCTGCGGCCGGACCGGAGCCATGGGCTGGGTCATCGCCGGGGACATCTGCTGCTGACCGCCGTAGGACGGAGCAGCCGGAGACGGGGCGCCGCCCATCGTCTGGTTGCCGCCGTAGGACGGGGCACTCGCGCCGGCCGGTGCCATGGAAGGCGCCGGGGACGGCGGGAGGGACGCCGCGGCCGGGGTGCGCGGAGGGGCGAGCGAGTCGTCCGACTGGGTCTCCAGCTGGCGCAGCTGGGACTCGAGGTAGGACTTCAGCCGCGTGCGGTACTCGCGCTCGAAGCCGCGCAGGTCCTCGACCTTGCGCTCCAGCGTGGCGCGGGCGGACTCCAGGGAGCCCATCGCGACGCGGTGCTTCTCCTGCGCGTCCCGCTCCAGGGCGTCAGCCTTGGCACGGGCGTCACGCTCGAGACCCTCGGCACGCGAACGCGCCTCGCCGACGATCTTGTTGGCCTCGGAACGAGCTTCGGCGATCGCCTGGTCGGCGGTCTGCTGGGCCAGCGAGAGGACACGGGCGGCGCTGTCGCCACCGGGGCCACCCTGACCCGGGCCGCCCATGGGGCCGGGGCCACCCATAGGACCGCCCATCGGGCCACCCATCTGCTGCTGCATCGGGGGCTGGCCCATCGGCCCCGGACCCTGGCCCATCGGACCGGGACCCTGCGGGCCACCCTGACCGCCGGGACCGGCGGGCAGCTGCGGAGCACCGCTGGGCAGCTGGGGCGGGCCTCCCATGGGGCCACCCATCTGCTGCTGCGGCGGGCCCGATATGCCGGCGGGTACAGGAGCGCCGGGACCGCGCATGCCCTGCTGAGGCATGCCGCCCTGCTGCTGGTCCTGCGGGCCGCCGGGACCCTCCGGGGGCTTGCGCATGTTCTGCTGGTTCTGAGCAGCAGCGCGCGTGGCCGCGGCCAGCTTGGCGCGCAGGTCCTCGTTCTCGCGGAGCAGGCGCGTCAGTTCGGCTTCGACCTCATCGAGGAAGGCATCGACCTCGTCCTCGTCATAGCCTTCTCGGAGGCGGACGGTCGTGAACTGCTTGTTCCGCACGTCCTCGGGGGTCAACGGCATCTCTTCACCTCAACGTAGTGGTCGGCAGTCGGCAAGACCGTATCTGTCACATCGCTCACATCGCGCTCCGCACGAGCGTGATCAGGATGTAGACGATGATCATCAGAACGAAGAAGGACAGGTCGAGCGCCACGCCCCCGAGACGCAGCGGCGGGATGACCCGCCGCAGAAGCTTGAGCGGTGGATCAGTGACAGTGTAGGTGGCCTCCAGAACGACCACCATCGCCTTGCCGGGTTGCCACGAGCGGGCGAACTGGAAGACGTAGTCCATGACCAACCGGAAGATGAGCACGATGAGGAAGACCATCAGCGCGATGTAAAGAACCTGCAAGACCACGCTCATGACTGGTGCTTCCCTCTCCCCTGTTCCCTGTTCCGTGCGGTTGTTCCCGGTGGTGCGTCTCAGCTCTGGTTGAAGAACCCGCCCTCTGCGATACGGGCCTTGTCCTCCGCCGTGACATCGACGTTAGCAGGCGACAACAGGAACACCTTCTGCGTCACCCGCTCGATGCTGCCGTGAAGACCAAACACCAAACCGGCCGCAAAGTCGACAAGTCGCTTGGCGTCTGTGTCATCCATCTCAGTCAGATTCATGATCACCGGGGTGCCTTCACGGAAGTGTTCCCCGATGGTACGGGCCTCGTTGTAGGTCCGCGGGTGAAGCGTGGTGATCCGGTAAGGCTCTCGTTCCGATACGACCTTGGGCATGATCACCGGTGCGTTCTTCTCCAGGCTTGCGCGTTCTTGTGTGATGGACGCCACGGGCGCGATACGCGCCGGACGGCCGGATTCCGCGGGTAGCGAAGTTGATCGGGCCACGGGTTCACGCGGCGCGGGCGGCTGTACGATTCGCACCTCTTCGTCCCTTTGGGACTGATGTGCACTGTGCGACTGGTGCGACGGCTCGTGCCGTCGGTGGTCCCGCTCGGGCTCCGGGTCCAGTTCGGGCTCGAAGTCGTCGTCGGGGTCGAACCCCCGGCCGTCGTACCCATCGTCCTCCACGAGGCCGAGGTAGACCGCCATCTTGCGCATCGCGCCGGCCATGCTCTGAGTCCTCCGCTCTGTGGTGGATCGACTGCCAAGTGCCCGCGATCCACGCGGTCGTTACGCCCGCCTTCCGGCGACATTGACCATATTTTCTGCTGTGGTCCGACTTCCTGGCGACGTTACCCGAGCCTGGGGCGGACTCCGAGTACCGCAGTGCCGACGCGTACATGTGTCGCACCGGCCGCCACGGCCTCTTCGAGATCCGCACTCATCCCTGCCGACACCATGTTCGCAGCCGGATGGGCCCGGCGCAGGTCGGTCGACAAATCCATCAACCGCTCGAACGCCGCCTGTTGGAGCCCCGCGTACTCCCCGGTGAGCGGGGCGACGGTCATGAGTCCGTCGAGCCGCAGCCCCGGAGCCTTCGCGACGAGGTCGGCCAATTCTTCGATACCGCCGGGCGCCACACCACCCCTCTCGCCCCGCTCGCGCTCCCCCGCGTCCAGCGCGACCTGGATGAGGCAGCCCACTTCGCGCTCCTGCCGTACGGCCTCCTTCGACAGGCCCGTCACCAGCTTGGAACGATCGACGGACTGCACGAGATCCGCGTAACCGACCACAGACCGCACTTTGTTGGTCTGCAACTGGCCGACAAAATGCCACGCAAGGGGCAGATCCGAGCATTCGGCGGCCTTCGGTGCCGCGTCCTGATCACGGTTCTCGGCGACGTGGCGCACACCGAGTTCCGACAGGATCCGCACATCGCTCGCCGGGTAGGTCTTGGTGACCACGATCAGGGTCACTTCCTCGCGGCCGCGCCCGGCGGCCGCGCAGGCGGCGGCGATGCGGTCCTCCACCTTCGCCAGGTTTGCGGCGAGTTCGTCCTTACGGTCCGTCATGTCCATTCAGTCCAGCCACACATAGCCCGCGAGCCGACCGGTGGTGCGGTCGCGGCGGTACGAGAAGTGGTCGTCCGACTCCCGCGTGCACACCGGTGAGTGCTCCCGGTCCTGCACGCCGCGCCGTGCGAGCTGCGCGTGCACCCCGGCGGCCACATCGACCGCCGGCGTGCCCCAACTCGTCTCGGCGTGCGCCGCCGGCTCCACGGCGGCCACCTCGGCGCGCATCGCTTCCGGCACTTCGTAGCACCGGCCGCAGACGGCGGGGCCGGTGCGGGCGACGATCCGGGCGGGGTCGGCGCCCAGTTCCGTCATCGCGCGTAGCGCTGCCGGGACGACCCCGGCGACCATGCCGGGCCGCCCCGCGTGGGCCGCGGCGACGACCCCGGCGACCGGGTCGGCCAACAGGACCGGCACGCAGTCGGCCGTGAGGACGGCGAGGGCAAGACCCCGCCGCGCCGTGACGATCGCGTCGACGCCGGGCACCGGACGATCACGCCATGGCCCGTCGACCACCGCGACGTCCGTCCCGTGCACCTGGTTCATCCAGACGACCTCACCCGGGTCGAGCCCGAGCGACTTGGCGGCGAGCTCGCGATTGGTCAGTACGGCGTCGCCGTCGTCTCCGACCGCCCCGCCGAGATTGAGCTCCTCATACGGAGCGGCGCTCACCCCGCCCCACCGGTCGGTGAAGGCGAAGTGCGCGCCGCTCACGATGTCGCGCTGTGCTATCACGTCAGAAGGATCACTTAAGGAAGTCCGGGACGTCCAGCTCTTCCGCCGCGCTGTCGGCGTAGGTCCGCGACGGCGGGACCGGCGGGGAGACCGGGATGTCGGCCACCGGGTCCGGTGCGGCGGGCTCGGGCTCCTCCTTCGGCGTGACGCTGCCGAGCGAGCCGAAGGACGGGCGGCTCTCGGTCTGCCGTACCGGAGTGGGCTCCTCGCGGCGGGGCGAGGACGAGGTCGAGGAGGAGGACGACGTCGAGCCGAGGACGTTGTCCCGCCGGGCCGGCGGCTGACCCCCGTCGAAGCCTGCCGCGATCACGGTGACCCGGACCTCGTCGCCGAGGGCGTCGTCGATGACCGCGCCGAAGATGATGTTGGCCTCGGGGTGGGCGGCCTCGCTGACCAGCTGGGCCGCTTCATTGATCTCGAACAGGCCGAGGTCCGAGCCGCCGGAGATGGAGAGCAGCACGCCCCGGGCGCCGTCGATGGACGCCTCGAGGAGCGGCGAGGAGATCGCCATCTCGGCCGCGGCCACCGCGCGGTCGTCGCCGCGGGCCGAGCCGATGCCCATGAGGGCCGAACCGGCCTCGGACATGACCGACTTGACGTCGGCGAAGTCGAGGTTGATCAGACCCGGCGTGGTGATGAGGTCGGTGATGCCCTGGACACCGGAGAGCAGGACCTGGTCGGCCGACTTGAAGGCGTCGAGCACCGAGACCTGGCGGTCCGAGATGGACAGCAGCCGGTCGTTCGGGATGACGATGAGGGTGTCGACCTCTTCGCGGAGTTCGGCGATGCCGTCCTCGGCCTGGTTGGCGCGGCGCCGTCCCTCGAAGGTGAACGGGCGCGTGACCACGCCGATGGTGAGGGCGCCCAGATTGCGGGCGATGTTGGCCACGACGGGCGCGCCGCCGGTGCCGGTGCCGCCGCCTTCACCGGCCGTCACGAAGACCATGTCGGCCCCCTTGAGGACCTCTTCGATCTCCTCGCGGTGGTCCTCGGCGGCCTTGCGGCCGACGGCCGGGTTGGCTCCGGCGCCGAGTCCGCGGGTGAGTTCACGGCC of the Streptomyces sp. T12 genome contains:
- the pgeF gene encoding peptidoglycan editing factor PgeF, which encodes MIAQRDIVSGAHFAFTDRWGGVSAAPYEELNLGGAVGDDGDAVLTNRELAAKSLGLDPGEVVWMNQVHGTDVAVVDGPWRDRPVPGVDAIVTARRGLALAVLTADCVPVLLADPVAGVVAAAHAGRPGMVAGVVPAALRAMTELGADPARIVARTGPAVCGRCYEVPEAMRAEVAAVEPAAHAETSWGTPAVDVAAGVHAQLARRGVQDREHSPVCTRESDDHFSYRRDRTTGRLAGYVWLD
- the ftsZ gene encoding cell division protein FtsZ, with protein sequence MAAPQNYLAVIKVIGVGGGGVNAINRMIEVGLKGVEFIAINTDAQALLMSDADVKLDVGRELTRGLGAGANPAVGRKAAEDHREEIEEVLKGADMVFVTAGEGGGTGTGGAPVVANIARNLGALTIGVVTRPFTFEGRRRANQAEDGIAELREEVDTLIVIPNDRLLSISDRQVSVLDAFKSADQVLLSGVQGITDLITTPGLINLDFADVKSVMSEAGSALMGIGSARGDDRAVAAAEMAISSPLLEASIDGARGVLLSISGGSDLGLFEINEAAQLVSEAAHPEANIIFGAVIDDALGDEVRVTVIAAGFDGGQPPARRDNVLGSTSSSSSTSSSPRREEPTPVRQTESRPSFGSLGSVTPKEEPEPAAPDPVADIPVSPPVPPSRTYADSAAEELDVPDFLK